Proteins from a genomic interval of Xiphophorus maculatus strain JP 163 A chromosome 7, X_maculatus-5.0-male, whole genome shotgun sequence:
- the LOC102234669 gene encoding insulin-like growth factor-binding protein 2-B: MFGLLLAVLALPGFLRGDLVFRCPGCTAENQDGCPKVTLCAEIVREPGCGCCPVCARLEGEFCGVYTPRCSTGLLCSPSMDAELPLQQLIQGFGRCTRSVEQDPSLDLLPTNEVHGTESPLVKRPLPDPWNRQEKARIQTQNELRTRMRTSLHDERVQREPPSSCQQELDMVLEEISRMTSEDNRGPLENLYGLKFPNCDRHGLYNLKQCNMSTHGQRGECWCVDPLTGVQIPETPRVRGDPNCHRFQEALRALPTMAR; encoded by the exons ATGTTCGGCCTCCTACTCGCTGTCCTCGCCCTCCCAGGATTCCTACGTGGAGATCTGGTGTTCAGATGCCCGGGCTGCACGGCGGAGAACCAGGACGGCTGTCCTAAGGTCACGCTGTGCGCAGAGATAGTGCGGGAGCCGGGCTGCGGCTGCTGCCCCGTGTGCGCCCGCCTGGAGGGGGAGTTCTGCGGGGTTTACACGCCGCGCTGCTCCACCGGGCTCCTGTGCTCCCCCAGCATGGACGCAGAGTTACCCCTGCAGCAGCTCATCCAGGGCTTCGGCCGATGTACGCGCAGTGTGGAGCAGGACCCGAGTTTGGACCTGCTGCCCACTAATG AGGTGCACGGCACTGAGAGTCCTCTGGTGAAGAGGCCGCTGCCTGACCCCTGGAACCGGCAGGAGAAAGCCCGGATCCAGACTCAGAACGAGCTGAGAACCAGGATGAGGACCAGCCTGCACGACGAGCGGGTCCAGAGAGAGCCGCCG AGCTCCTGCCAGCAGGAGCTGGACATGGTGTTGGAGGAAATCTCCAGGATGACCTCAGAGGACAACCGGGGCCCGCTGGAGAACCTGTACGGCCTCAAGTTCCCAAACTGCGACAGACACGGACTGTACAACCTGAAGCAG TGCAACATGTCAACACACGGCCAGCGGGGCGAGTGCTGGTGCGTGGACCCGCTGACGGGCGTCCAGATCCCGGAGACTCCCAGAGTCAGAGGAGACCCCAACTGCCACCGCTTCCAGGAGGCGCTGCGGGCGCTGCCCACCATGGCccgctaa